A genome region from Primulina eburnea isolate SZY01 chromosome 9, ASM2296580v1, whole genome shotgun sequence includes the following:
- the LOC140842118 gene encoding uncharacterized protein encodes MDGRPVQNNRNPRYGNRNNNRNNANNQENLPPPPPPGLGLSQVDLMAIATIVATTIQGLGNTNANGNPPPPGPPAHGVKYHYESLRKNRTQTFKGDPDPEVAQSWLKNIETQLRLLEIPNEFKVDVVTPFLEVSAAKLWETVSPALTADGPFTWQQFREVFLKQYYPAEVRLQKLSEFKNFAQNLDMSVVEYTSKFNSLGTYAPTIMADDTLKMHRFKRGLNSRIQSALAVYQPTSFADLMGAAIRAETDIKRREDENKNKRPPSGQSFQGKQSFKRPNQSSGTFKGVSSSPTYQEAKMCPICNNRHSGECRRKTGACFNCGKLGHRIADCPEPKKGAWSNTDTTPSKPKENKPNARVFAMTQKEADDSNDILAGTILINEMPAYVLFDCGATHSFISKRFTKKLRLIPEILVEPFRVATPTSKTIETHRVHRDCEICINDHLFQAELIQLNMVEFDAILGMNWLSKNHAIVDCRLKNVKLRAPNQEEIVYYGKVKKQKSLLSASQTLKAMKSGEEVYLAMLSEVKEGTTLALGEISVVQEFLDVFPEELPGTIPDREVEFEINLVPNATPISKAPYRMAPAELKELKEQLQELLDKKQIRLSTSPWGAPVLFVKKKDGSMRLCIDYRELNKITIKNKYPLPRIDDLFDQLKGATVFSKLDLRSGYHQLKVKTNDIPKTAFRTRYGHYEFMVMPFGLTNAPAAFMDLMNRVFKPFLDKFVVVFIDDILVYSSSEEDHKEHLRLTLQKLREKELYAKFKKCEFWLKSVTFLGHIISAAGVSVDPKKVEAIMDWSRPKNVTEIRSFLGLAGYYRKFVERFSSIAIPLTKITQKNSKFQWNEECEQSFETLKKKLASTPVLVLPTEGKDFTIYSDASKRGLGCVLMQDGRVIAYASRQLKPYEQNYPTHDLELAAVVFALKIWRHYLYGAKCEIFTDHQSLKYLFTQKELNMRQRRWIELLKDYDLTISYHPGKANKVADALSRKNISKVILASLSAQPCLRETIKISQDRDPTLVKLKQQAKEGKSSDLQTDDKGVVWMKGRLCVPDIQNLRQEVMSEAHKSKFSVHPGSTKMY; translated from the coding sequence ATGGACGGAAGACCGGTACAAAACAACCGCAACCCGCGCTACGGAAATCGCAACAACAATCGGAATAACGCCAACAATCAAGAGAATctacctccaccaccaccaccaggaTTGGGCCTAAGTCAAGTTGACTTAATGGCCATAGCAACTATTGTGGCCACTACCATCCAAGGATTGGGTAACACAAACGCCAATGGCAATCCGCCACCGCCAGGACCTCCAGCACATGGGGTCAAGTACCACTACGAGTCTCTACGAAAGAATCGCACTCAGACATTCAAAGGAGACCCGGACCCCGAAGTTGCCCAAAGTTGGCTCAAAAATATCGAGACCCAACTCCGCTTACTCGAGATTCCCAACGAGTTCAAGGTGGATGTGGTAACACCATTTTTAGAGGTAAGTGCAGCCAAATTGTGGGAGACAGTCTCACCAGCTTTGACAGCGGATGGACCATTCACATGGCAACAGTTTCGAGAGGTATTCCTAAAACAGTATTACCCTGCTGAAGTGAGATTACAGAAGTTGAGCGAATTCAAAAATTTCGCTCAAAATTTAGATATGTCTGTGGTGGAGTATACTTCAAAGTTCAACTCCCTTGGAACCTATGCCCCCACGATTATGGCTGATGATACCTTAAAGATGCACCGGTTCAAGCGTGGTCTGAACAGTCGTATTCAGTCAGCATTAGCAGTTTACCAACCCACGAGTTTTGCTGACCTAATGGGCGCAGCAATACGAGCCGAGACAGACATCAAGCGCCGAGAGGATGAGAACAAGAATAAGCGACCTCCTTCGGGACAATCTTTTCAAGGGAAACAATCATTCAAAAGACCGAACCAGTCCAGTGGGACATTCAAGGGTGTTTCATCCAGTCCAACCTATCAAGAGGCCAAGATGTGTCCTATCTGCAATAACCGCCATTCTGGGGAATGCCGAAGGAAGACTGGTGCATGCTTCAATTGTGGGAAGTTGGGACATCGAATTGCTGATTGTCCTGAGCCTAAGAAAGGTGCATGGTCAAATACTGATACTACCCCCAGCAAGCCAAAGGAAAATAAGCCTAACGCTCGTGTGTTTGCAATGACTCAGAAAGAGGCAGATGACTCAAACGATATCCTGGCAGGTACCATTCTAATCAATGAAATGCCAGCTTATGTattatttgattgtggtgccacTCATTCGTTTATATCAAAGAGGTTCACTAAGAAATTAAGGCTTATACCTGAAATACTTGTCGAACCCTTTAGAGTAGCAACTCCTACTAGTAAGACAATTGAAACACATAGGGTGCACAGAGATTGTGAGATCTGTATCAATGATCACCTATTTCAAGCTGAATtgattcaactaaacatggtggaGTTCGATGCCATTCTGGGAATGAATTGGCTATCAAAGAATCACGCAATTGTAGACTGCCGATTGAAGAACGTCAAACTAAGGGCTCCGAACCAAGAAGAAATCGTTTACTATGGCAAAGTCAAGAAACAGAAATCCTTACTATCTGCTTCCCAGACTTTGAAAGCcatgaaaagtggagaagaagtttacTTGGCTATGCTAAGCGAGGTAAAGGAAGGAACCACACTTGCACTAGGAGAGATTTCGGTAGTACAAGAATTTCTGGATGTCTTTCCTGAAGAACTCCCTGGCACAATCCCCGACCGcgaagtggaatttgagattaatttagtacccaatgctacaccaatctcaaaagcaccgtatcgaatggctccagcagaattgaaagaactcaaggaacaacttcaagaattgttAGATAAGAAGCAAATCCGACTGAGCACATCCCCATGGGGAGCTCCTGTcctatttgtgaagaaaaaggacggaagcatgagattgtgtattgattacagggaACTGaataagatcacaatcaagaataagtacccgcttccaaggatagatgacttgtttgaccaactcaaaggagctacagtcttttccaagctcgacttAAGGTCAGGTTACCACCAACTAAAGGTCAAAACAAACGATATTCcaaagacagccttcagaacaaggtatggacactatgagttcatggtaatgccattcggattaacaaatgctccagcagctttcatggatctcatgaacagagtgttcaaaccatttcttgacaagtttgttgtggtattcatcgatgatattcttgtatATTCATCAAGTGAGGAGgaccacaaagaacatcttcgtCTCACCCTCCAGAAGCTTAGAGAAAAGGAACTGtacgccaagttcaagaaatgcgaattctggctaaaGAGCGTCacatttttgggacacataatatcagcagcaggagtGTCTGTGGACCCTAAGAAGGTAGAAGCAATCATGGATTGGTCGAGACCAAAGAATGTGACAGAAATTCGAAGCTTCTTGGGATTAGCGGGCTATtatcgaaaatttgttgaaaGATTCTCTTCAATAGCCATACCCCTCACTAAAATCACGCAAAAGAACTCTAAGTTTCAATGGAATGAAGAATGTGAGCAAAGTTTCGAGACCTTGAAGAAGAAACTTGCCTCTACTCCGGTATTGGTATTGCCAACAGAAGGAAAAGACTTCACCATCTACAGTGATGCTTCAAAAAGAGGTTTAGGATGTGTGCTCATGCAAGATGGAAGGGTGATCGCCTACGCTTCAAGGCAACTGAAACCATATGAGCAAAActatccgacgcatgatctcGAACTAGCTGCAGTGGTGTTCGCACTAAAaatatggagacattatctctatggagccaagtgtgagattttcaccgatcaccaaagtctcaaatatttgttcacgCAAAAAGAACTAAATATGCGGCAGAGACGATGGATTGAACTCCTGAAAGATTACGACTTGACGATAAGCTATCATCCGGGCAAGGCAAACAAGgtagctgatgctttgagtcggaAGAATATTAGCAAAGTAATCCTAGCATCACTTTCAGCACAACCATGCCTCCGGGAAACGATCAAGATAAGTCAAGATCGAGACCCCACTTTGGTGAAATTGAAACAACAAGCTAAAGAAGGAAAATCATCGGATCTCCAGACAGATGACAAAGGAGTTGTGTGGATGAAAGGGAGATTGTGTGTACCTGACATTCAAAATCTTCGACAGGAAGTAATGTCTGAAGCACACAAGTCAAAATTTTCAGTCCACCCTGGCAGTACCAAAATGTATtaa